The proteins below are encoded in one region of Elgaria multicarinata webbii isolate HBS135686 ecotype San Diego chromosome 20, rElgMul1.1.pri, whole genome shotgun sequence:
- the LOC134411342 gene encoding phospholipase A2 homolog otoconin-22-like isoform X2 — protein MKNSIIFILALACGGAVGTGITSPFNEMIQMSTITFSLANFTNYGCHCGPGTQGFPVDAIDRCCHSHDCCYNKAEMFGCNPQVHTYRFYAQRDKIKCVKSRDRCEKMVCECDQKAANCFRKNLFTYNSQFKNHPVANCKAQRPFC, from the exons ATGAAGAACTCCATCATCTTCATCCTGGCTTTGGCTTGCG GAGGAGCTGTTGGCACTGGCATCACCTCTCCGTTTAACGAGATGATCCAAATGAGTACCATTACCTTCAGCCTGGCCAACTTCACCAACTACGGATGCcactgtggaccagggacccaagGTTTCCCTGTGGATGCCATTGACAG GTGTTGCCACAGCCACGATTGCTGCTACAACAAAGCAGAGATGTTCGGTTGCAACCCACAGGTCCACACATACAGATTCTACGCCCAGAGGGATAAAATTAAGTGTG TCAAGTCAAGGGACCGCTGTGAGAAGATGGTGTGTGAGTGTGACCAAAAAGCGGCCAACTGTTTCCGGAAGAATCTCTTCACCTACAACTCACAGTTCAAGaatcacccagtggccaactgcAAGGCACAGCGGCCATTTTGCTAA
- the LOC134411342 gene encoding phospholipase A2 homolog otoconin-22-like isoform X1: protein MKNSIIFILALACEWSVALPGGAVGTGITSPFNEMIQMSTITFSLANFTNYGCHCGPGTQGFPVDAIDRCCHSHDCCYNKAEMFGCNPQVHTYRFYAQRDKIKCVKSRDRCEKMVCECDQKAANCFRKNLFTYNSQFKNHPVANCKAQRPFC, encoded by the exons ATGAAGAACTCCATCATCTTCATCCTGGCTTTGGCTTGCG AATGGAGTGTTGCTCTTCCAGGAGGAGCTGTTGGCACTGGCATCACCTCTCCGTTTAACGAGATGATCCAAATGAGTACCATTACCTTCAGCCTGGCCAACTTCACCAACTACGGATGCcactgtggaccagggacccaagGTTTCCCTGTGGATGCCATTGACAG GTGTTGCCACAGCCACGATTGCTGCTACAACAAAGCAGAGATGTTCGGTTGCAACCCACAGGTCCACACATACAGATTCTACGCCCAGAGGGATAAAATTAAGTGTG TCAAGTCAAGGGACCGCTGTGAGAAGATGGTGTGTGAGTGTGACCAAAAAGCGGCCAACTGTTTCCGGAAGAATCTCTTCACCTACAACTCACAGTTCAAGaatcacccagtggccaactgcAAGGCACAGCGGCCATTTTGCTAA